In one window of Spartinivicinus marinus DNA:
- a CDS encoding universal stress protein, whose amino-acid sequence MSLLSFNSVIVPIDFSEECVGAVNTALELVNSPKQVTLVHVKCPTTYITCGTAYVQLDEAEHTKQIEKHFQQFIQNHQWQELNWTLLTGKPGEEIVAYAKEASASLIIIPSHGYHGIKRLMLGSVAERVVRLAPCPVIVLRRGEETTHH is encoded by the coding sequence ATGAGCTTACTTTCATTTAATTCAGTCATTGTTCCCATTGATTTTTCAGAGGAGTGTGTCGGTGCAGTTAACACCGCATTAGAATTGGTCAACTCTCCTAAGCAGGTGACGCTTGTTCATGTGAAATGTCCAACCACTTACATTACTTGTGGTACAGCTTATGTACAGTTGGATGAAGCTGAGCATACCAAGCAAATAGAGAAGCATTTTCAGCAATTTATTCAAAACCATCAGTGGCAAGAACTGAATTGGACATTACTTACCGGTAAACCTGGTGAAGAAATTGTAGCTTATGCTAAAGAAGCGAGTGCCAGCTTAATAATCATTCCTTCTCATGGCTACCATGGTATTAAACGACTCATGTTAGGTTCGGTTGCAGAGCGGGTGGTACGTTTGGCTCCCTGTCCAGTCATCGTGTTAAGACGGGGAGAAGAAACAACACATCATTAA
- a CDS encoding thioesterase II family protein has protein sequence MINNKPLRPAKGYFDDVNGHNAKLTLFCFPYAGGSAAIYYHWPQLLKAKIAVCPAYLPGRGIRFDETPIDQLDCLTNKLLSAITPYLDRPYALFGHSMGALIAYELTQKICQAGLTQPEHLFVSGRQAPHVSRKKCNIHHLSDSELKVELKQLNGTPQEVLNSDELMELMLPVVRADFKLVETYQLTEHAPLTIPITAFTGTLDVDIPLADVIAWHQHTCNQFNYYELPGDHFFIHQMKDDMCQIISNSLLDSSP, from the coding sequence TTGATAAATAATAAACCATTAAGGCCAGCAAAGGGTTACTTTGATGATGTAAACGGCCATAACGCCAAGTTAACACTATTTTGCTTTCCCTATGCTGGTGGCAGTGCTGCAATTTATTACCATTGGCCACAGCTGCTGAAAGCTAAGATAGCGGTTTGTCCTGCTTATTTACCTGGTCGGGGAATACGTTTTGATGAGACTCCCATTGATCAACTGGATTGTTTAACAAATAAGCTGTTATCTGCTATTACCCCTTATTTAGATCGTCCCTATGCCTTGTTTGGGCATAGCATGGGAGCACTCATTGCATATGAGTTGACTCAAAAAATTTGCCAAGCAGGTTTAACACAACCTGAGCACTTGTTTGTATCAGGTAGACAAGCACCACATGTATCTCGGAAAAAATGCAATATACATCATTTGTCAGATAGTGAGTTAAAGGTTGAGTTGAAACAACTGAATGGTACACCACAAGAAGTATTGAACTCGGATGAGTTAATGGAGTTGATGTTGCCTGTGGTACGAGCAGATTTTAAGCTGGTAGAAACTTATCAGCTTACAGAGCATGCTCCATTAACCATCCCGATCACGGCATTTACAGGCACTCTTGATGTTGATATTCCTTTGGCTGATGTTATTGCCTGGCACCAGCACACATGTAATCAATTTAATTACTATGAACTACCAGGAGACCACTTTTTTATTCACCAGATGAAAGACGATATGTGTCAAATTATCAGTAACAGTCTATTGGACTCCAGCCCGTAA
- the gbpA gene encoding N-acetylglucosamine-binding protein GbpA, whose translation MKVQGSNIIPIGLTKIALMCSVIIAQGVFAHGYVSQPESRSLKCKQGDNVKCGPVQYEPQSVEGPDGFPNGGPADGKIASAGLVQFSQLNEQTVDRWNKNNIKPGNNTFTWTFTANHVTKDFKYYMTKQGWNKNATLKRSSFELTPFCNIPYNKKPPKTVSHQCNVPNRQGYHVILAVWDVGDTAMSFYQAIDVNFDGGTDPSPNPNPNPTNNWTDIGDINPTITLKPGDSVKARVFDDQGELPDMATELAINTTDDGRKNNWPYLLAKAINNKQTKIAAGHVDAKGNVVPAMGKNNIYALKDSGIKRVEIQINKDQQPDPQVDVGGLQDKYTITDNQAIVDFTLTTQAKLKIDYTIYGPNNSQVAFGSEPIDNASKNVQVNITNAIPGKHTLVIKAKAQGIASSFMQQTYSFELVKDGGDKPNPDPSGDYDFKFPEGVSSYKAGTTVLQPKDGKIYQCKPFPYSGYCQQWSKYANQFEPGVGSAWQSAWEVK comes from the coding sequence ATGAAAGTACAAGGTTCAAATATTATTCCTATTGGTTTAACTAAAATTGCTCTTATGTGCTCTGTTATTATTGCCCAGGGTGTTTTTGCCCATGGTTATGTATCACAGCCTGAGTCACGCTCATTAAAGTGCAAACAGGGAGATAACGTGAAGTGTGGTCCAGTACAATATGAACCACAAAGTGTTGAAGGGCCTGACGGCTTTCCTAATGGTGGTCCTGCTGACGGCAAAATAGCCAGTGCAGGTCTGGTTCAGTTTTCTCAGTTGAATGAACAAACGGTTGACCGCTGGAATAAAAACAATATAAAGCCCGGCAATAATACGTTTACTTGGACTTTCACAGCCAATCATGTCACAAAAGATTTTAAATATTATATGACTAAACAGGGGTGGAATAAAAATGCTACGCTTAAACGCAGCTCATTTGAGCTAACACCATTCTGTAACATTCCCTATAATAAAAAGCCACCTAAAACAGTCTCTCATCAGTGTAATGTACCTAACCGCCAAGGATATCACGTCATTCTAGCAGTATGGGATGTAGGCGATACAGCGATGAGCTTTTATCAAGCGATCGATGTCAACTTTGATGGTGGTACCGATCCAAGCCCTAATCCAAACCCCAATCCCACCAATAACTGGACTGACATAGGCGATATTAACCCTACCATTACACTTAAGCCAGGTGATAGCGTAAAAGCCAGAGTATTCGATGACCAAGGAGAGTTACCGGATATGGCAACTGAGCTGGCAATCAATACAACCGATGATGGACGTAAAAATAACTGGCCTTACTTATTGGCCAAAGCGATTAATAACAAGCAAACAAAGATCGCAGCAGGTCATGTAGACGCCAAAGGCAATGTTGTGCCAGCAATGGGTAAAAATAATATTTACGCCTTAAAAGACAGTGGAATTAAGCGTGTAGAAATTCAAATTAATAAAGACCAACAACCTGACCCACAGGTAGATGTAGGTGGGCTTCAAGATAAATACACTATTACCGATAATCAAGCAATTGTCGACTTTACGTTAACGACTCAAGCTAAATTGAAAATTGATTACACTATATATGGCCCTAATAATTCACAAGTGGCATTTGGTTCAGAGCCTATTGATAACGCTTCTAAAAATGTTCAGGTCAATATAACCAATGCAATTCCAGGCAAGCATACCTTGGTCATAAAAGCGAAAGCACAGGGCATTGCTAGCAGTTTTATGCAACAAACCTATTCATTTGAGTTAGTAAAAGACGGTGGAGACAAACCAAATCCCGATCCTTCAGGTGATTATGATTTTAAATTCCCAGAAGGTGTATCAAGCTATAAAGCAGGCACGACTGTATTACAGCCCAAAGATGGAAAAATTTACCAGTGTAAACCATTTCCATACAGTGGCTACTGTCAGCAATGGTCTAAGTATGCTAACCAGTTTGAACCAGGTGTAGGTAGTGCCTGGCAATCAGCTTGGGAAGTAAAATAA
- a CDS encoding LPP20 family lipoprotein has protein sequence MVSILSKKIRQYQQYYWYLSILCLAVITGCAGPVKQPEWLTSQPASYPAKQYLVAVGEADNQALADNRALANLAKIFEVSIADISTDLVQSSVSGHGVNRKIKTEQQLSRSINTEVRQVLEGARITDRYKGANGLYHSLVVLKKSAVGRPLRRSILAADRETTNLIAFAKHQEATNPFLALATLDKAQQVQRQRASNNRKLHVLSGRGVNEKNSSADIEQMIRQLIADLRFEIDADTQEEFDLLSAALGGVGSQIADNAPYLVNLKLDKLPIKYRQNWYWQRGAVELTIYNDSGAIVKKRWPFKVSGQEPDLTEQRLYDHLTEHLPGYFYTLLTDTLSK, from the coding sequence ATGGTTAGCATACTAAGTAAGAAAATACGGCAGTATCAGCAGTATTACTGGTACTTATCTATTTTATGTTTGGCTGTTATTACAGGTTGTGCTGGGCCTGTAAAGCAGCCTGAATGGTTGACTTCTCAACCAGCCAGCTACCCAGCCAAACAATACTTAGTGGCAGTAGGTGAGGCTGACAACCAAGCTCTAGCTGATAATCGAGCGTTAGCCAATTTAGCTAAAATTTTTGAAGTGTCAATTGCTGATATCTCAACTGATTTGGTGCAGTCGAGTGTGTCAGGTCATGGTGTAAATAGAAAAATAAAAACAGAGCAACAGCTAAGTCGCTCAATTAATACGGAAGTAAGACAGGTGCTGGAAGGGGCGCGAATAACAGACCGTTATAAAGGAGCAAATGGCTTATATCACAGTTTGGTAGTGCTTAAAAAATCTGCTGTTGGTCGTCCATTAAGACGATCCATTTTAGCCGCTGATAGAGAAACCACTAATTTGATTGCGTTTGCTAAACATCAAGAAGCCACTAACCCTTTTCTTGCTTTGGCTACCTTGGATAAAGCACAACAAGTGCAGCGACAACGGGCAAGTAATAACCGTAAGCTACATGTTTTGTCTGGAAGAGGGGTAAATGAAAAAAACAGTAGTGCTGACATCGAACAAATGATTCGTCAGCTGATAGCTGACTTGCGCTTTGAAATTGATGCTGATACGCAAGAAGAGTTTGATTTACTCTCAGCGGCATTAGGTGGTGTGGGAAGCCAAATTGCAGACAATGCTCCCTATCTGGTTAACTTGAAGTTAGATAAGTTGCCAATTAAATATCGACAAAATTGGTATTGGCAAAGGGGGGCTGTTGAATTAACCATCTATAATGATAGTGGTGCTATAGTCAAAAAACGCTGGCCGTTTAAAGTGTCAGGGCAAGAACCCGATTTAACAGAACAGCGGTTATATGATCATTTAACTGAGCACTTGCCTGGTTACTTTTATACATTATTAACTGATACCTTGTCGAAATAA
- a CDS encoding penicillin-binding protein activator LpoB: MKLIIKSAFTVVMALGLVGCNSTQVTRIGADEVVDLSGAWNDTDSQLVSREMINDALSRPWIANFMTRRGKTPAVIVGTVRNLSHEHINVRTFVAELERELINSGRVEFVASQNDRNEIRDERMDQDLHASEDSRNAAGQERGADFMLQGQINTIFDVNDNKQVRYYQVDLTMVSMADNRKVWIGHKKIKKLVKNGKFRY, encoded by the coding sequence GTGAAGTTGATTATCAAGTCTGCATTTACTGTGGTAATGGCATTGGGGTTAGTAGGCTGTAATAGTACTCAAGTGACTCGAATTGGTGCTGATGAAGTCGTTGATTTAAGTGGTGCCTGGAATGATACTGACTCTCAGTTAGTGTCTCGTGAAATGATTAATGATGCACTATCACGGCCTTGGATTGCTAATTTTATGACAAGAAGAGGAAAAACGCCTGCGGTTATTGTGGGCACGGTGCGTAACTTAAGTCACGAGCATATAAATGTTAGAACCTTTGTAGCAGAGCTGGAAAGAGAGTTAATCAACTCAGGCCGGGTAGAGTTTGTCGCTTCCCAAAATGACCGTAATGAAATTCGTGATGAGCGAATGGACCAGGATCTTCATGCCAGTGAAGACTCACGAAATGCGGCGGGCCAAGAGCGGGGTGCTGATTTTATGTTGCAAGGGCAAATCAATACCATTTTTGATGTTAATGACAACAAACAAGTACGTTATTACCAGGTAGACTTAACCATGGTGAGTATGGCTGATAATAGAAAAGTTTGGATTGGCCACAAAAAGATTAAAAAGCTGGTTAAAAACGGCAAGTTTCGTTATTAA
- a CDS encoding LPP20 family lipoprotein → MVGRVKYLLLCAVSVLLLVGCSGAPKVKSDLGIEDAPNWVNEGSQAVENDDGRFIHGVGMAPVVGDLSLQKSTAANRARAEVARVLSVSMDALHADYIASDGEEADSNIEREINSHTQLALNGVKIIGYWKDQNTKDIYAIAQLDLKKLEKSIKRASRLSENFKSRFIKHLPFSSN, encoded by the coding sequence ATGGTAGGGCGAGTTAAGTACTTACTGCTATGTGCAGTAAGTGTATTGTTACTGGTAGGTTGTTCTGGTGCACCTAAAGTAAAAAGCGATTTAGGTATTGAAGATGCACCAAACTGGGTGAATGAAGGCTCTCAAGCAGTTGAGAATGATGACGGCCGTTTTATTCACGGCGTTGGCATGGCACCTGTGGTGGGGGATTTGTCATTACAAAAGTCCACTGCTGCTAACCGTGCTAGGGCTGAGGTAGCTAGAGTGCTATCTGTTTCGATGGATGCCTTACATGCAGATTATATAGCCAGTGATGGGGAGGAGGCTGATAGCAATATTGAGCGTGAAATAAACTCTCATACCCAGCTGGCACTGAATGGCGTGAAGATTATTGGCTATTGGAAAGATCAAAATACGAAAGATATTTATGCAATTGCTCAGCTGGATTTAAAAAAACTAGAAAAGTCAATAAAAAGAGCTTCTCGCTTAAGCGAAAACTTTAAAAGTCGCTTTATCAAACATTTACCTTTCTCAAGTAACTAA
- a CDS encoding DUF6896 domain-containing protein, which produces MTPDHNITSTLAALDYYTHTKQVIIKDLSEVLGCEQDDIFYSWCFRKFKQHGELVKLDYIYFFHGYECDIRSKDKSQYIRIDFGPGGRIDTFSEWGLYNFVVSFKSQNSALLSLHEYLIKTVETRSRSETSNNSERDILSELIDYMKKDGYLYQAFYEPLNYENKLNFPVDEIKYFDEAVSNRLIISTD; this is translated from the coding sequence ATGACTCCAGATCATAATATAACAAGCACACTTGCAGCACTGGATTATTATACGCATACCAAGCAAGTAATAATAAAAGACTTAAGTGAGGTGCTTGGTTGTGAACAAGATGATATTTTTTATAGTTGGTGTTTTCGAAAATTCAAGCAGCATGGTGAGTTAGTAAAACTGGATTATATTTACTTTTTTCATGGCTACGAATGCGATATTCGAAGTAAAGATAAAAGTCAGTATATAAGAATTGACTTTGGGCCTGGTGGGCGAATTGATACATTTTCTGAATGGGGGCTTTATAACTTTGTTGTATCGTTTAAGAGTCAAAATTCTGCCTTATTATCTTTGCATGAATATCTAATAAAAACGGTGGAAACAAGAAGTCGGAGTGAAACAAGCAATAATAGTGAGAGAGATATACTTTCAGAGTTAATTGATTATATGAAAAAAGATGGGTATTTATATCAAGCCTTTTACGAGCCATTAAACTATGAAAATAAACTTAACTTTCCTGTTGATGAAATCAAGTACTTTGATGAAGCTGTTTCAAACAGGCTGATAATTTCTACTGACTGA
- a CDS encoding transposase: protein MTRARREQVALDATPFYHCITRCVRRAFLCGEDKLTGCSFEHRRQWIVDRLAELVDIFAIDLCAYAVMSNHYHIVVRIDSHRAEEWSNHEVVERWMKLYNGNFLVNRWLNGETGKAENFVVSEIIQTWRKRLADLSWFMRCLNEFIARKANKEDNCKGRFWESRFKSQALLTEEALLTFMAYVDLNPIRAKLADRPETSDFTSVQSRIQTRQQQKKKKIIKKAKASKRATQPKSAEENKSPMLLPFSGNIKPEVDPTCGIYFHESDYYDLVDWSGRAIRDNKRGSIPAHIPPILQRLGVNENEWLNTMQKLTRQFNRAVGPKEKIQQLSRQLGQTWLKGIRSAQRLFSTPLNSTSV, encoded by the coding sequence ATGACTCGTGCCCGTCGTGAACAGGTGGCGTTGGATGCGACGCCTTTTTACCATTGTATTACCCGCTGTGTTAGGCGAGCATTTTTATGTGGTGAGGATAAATTGACAGGGTGTAGCTTTGAGCACCGCCGTCAATGGATTGTGGATCGTCTAGCAGAGTTGGTAGACATCTTTGCGATTGATTTATGTGCTTATGCGGTGATGAGTAACCACTACCATATTGTTGTGCGCATTGATAGCCATCGAGCTGAAGAGTGGAGTAATCATGAGGTGGTTGAGCGTTGGATGAAGCTTTATAACGGTAATTTTTTAGTTAATCGTTGGTTAAATGGTGAAACGGGTAAAGCAGAAAATTTTGTAGTTAGCGAAATTATTCAAACATGGCGTAAACGGTTAGCAGATTTAAGCTGGTTTATGCGTTGTTTAAATGAGTTTATTGCTCGCAAAGCGAATAAGGAAGATAACTGCAAAGGTCGTTTCTGGGAGTCTCGTTTTAAGAGCCAAGCCTTGTTAACAGAAGAGGCTCTGCTAACCTTTATGGCCTACGTGGATTTAAATCCTATTCGGGCTAAGCTGGCTGATAGGCCAGAAACTTCTGATTTTACCTCGGTACAAAGTCGAATTCAGACTCGGCAGCAGCAGAAAAAGAAAAAAATCATTAAAAAAGCTAAAGCTTCAAAAAGGGCTACGCAACCAAAATCAGCTGAGGAAAACAAATCACCGATGTTGTTACCTTTTAGTGGTAATATAAAACCTGAGGTTGATCCAACCTGTGGTATTTATTTTCATGAGAGCGACTATTATGATTTAGTTGACTGGAGTGGTCGTGCTATTCGTGACAATAAGCGAGGTAGTATTCCTGCGCATATTCCTCCTATTTTGCAGCGACTAGGGGTTAATGAAAATGAGTGGCTAAATACTATGCAAAAACTCACCCGCCAATTTAACCGAGCGGTTGGCCCTAAAGAAAAAATACAACAACTGAGCCGTCAATTAGGGCAAACATGGCTAAAAGGTATACGTTCTGCACAGCGATTATTTTCTACCCCACTAAATTCAACATCTGTTTAA
- a CDS encoding IS110 family transposase — MNNSVISIDLAKNSFQICALNSHHKVVFNKKVTRKKLVSELQQLSPAPVIMEACYSANPWGRKLQELGFDVKLIPPYQVKPFLVGNKNDHNDAVAIAEASLRPKARFVPVKTLEQQDVQSLQRIRERLIKSRTALVNQLRGLLSEYGIVVEKLPYKLKAKVPLILEDSSNPLTVKARQFIQSLYQEWDYLDKRINDIEEMTDNSVKDNEDYQRLINIPGIGPVTATALIASICDPHHFKNGRHMAAWIGLTPSQYASGDSNKLGGITKRGNRTLRRLLIHGARALMNWSHKKNDKFSRWINALCQRMHVCKAIVAIANKLARIAWAVLAKKESYNPAVA; from the coding sequence ATGAATAATAGTGTAATTAGCATTGATTTAGCAAAAAATAGTTTTCAAATTTGTGCTTTAAATAGTCATCATAAAGTCGTATTCAATAAAAAAGTCACTAGAAAAAAGTTAGTAAGTGAGCTGCAACAACTATCGCCTGCTCCTGTTATTATGGAAGCTTGTTATTCAGCTAACCCTTGGGGTCGCAAACTACAGGAATTAGGATTTGACGTAAAGTTAATTCCCCCTTATCAGGTCAAACCATTTTTAGTAGGCAATAAAAATGATCACAATGATGCAGTGGCCATTGCAGAAGCCTCGCTACGACCCAAGGCACGTTTTGTCCCAGTTAAAACGTTGGAGCAACAAGATGTTCAGTCCTTACAGCGAATTCGGGAGCGCTTAATTAAATCCCGTACGGCACTGGTTAATCAGTTACGTGGTCTATTAAGTGAGTATGGTATTGTTGTAGAAAAACTCCCTTACAAATTAAAAGCAAAAGTACCACTTATACTTGAAGATAGCTCTAACCCATTAACCGTCAAAGCAAGGCAGTTTATTCAATCACTTTACCAAGAGTGGGATTATTTAGATAAACGCATCAATGATATAGAAGAAATGACTGACAACTCCGTTAAAGATAATGAAGACTACCAACGATTAATTAATATACCTGGTATAGGTCCAGTGACAGCTACTGCATTAATTGCATCTATCTGCGACCCACATCATTTTAAAAATGGTCGTCATATGGCTGCTTGGATTGGTTTAACCCCTTCACAATATGCGAGTGGAGATAGTAATAAATTAGGTGGTATCACCAAACGGGGAAATCGTACTTTAAGGCGACTACTCATACATGGTGCTAGGGCTTTAATGAATTGGAGCCACAAGAAAAACGATAAATTTAGTCGTTGGATTAATGCTTTATGTCAGCGAATGCATGTGTGCAAAGCCATAGTTGCCATTGCAAATAAATTGGCACGAATTGCTTGGGCTGTGCTGGCTAAAAAAGAAAGTTATAATCCGGCTGTAGCATAA
- a CDS encoding DUF3969 family protein, with product MDAKKNEKLFLILSLGLTESIKKGVVSIDEAEQLLFSPKIIQLFTKLGFSKELIDLVYSGMELEDLESLLPNQLTNSLSQMSADAVGILRKMPRLELALPCWYEEILSQKKLDFNIENNELLIDKQNTMTKISVNQNTLDQLFLKISTWEDWIEIEKRIFKLNCWSERNISEINNILKSEPIKIDGAYWFPVPNQYDVSETIEFLYEKYQQMAFKKIEPEAYEENMKNISEYGKRCVFCEKYAKEYFGDMCPACGSELLWLPLNED from the coding sequence GTGGATGCAAAAAAAAATGAAAAGTTATTTTTAATCCTTAGTCTTGGCTTAACAGAAAGTATTAAGAAAGGTGTTGTTAGTATAGACGAAGCAGAACAGTTATTGTTCTCTCCAAAAATAATACAACTGTTTACAAAGCTTGGATTTAGTAAGGAGTTAATTGATTTAGTTTACTCAGGTATGGAACTTGAGGATTTAGAAAGTCTTTTGCCAAATCAGCTTACAAATAGCTTATCACAGATGTCTGCTGATGCTGTAGGGATTTTGCGGAAAATGCCGAGACTGGAGTTAGCCTTGCCTTGCTGGTATGAAGAAATACTTAGTCAAAAGAAATTAGATTTTAATATAGAGAACAATGAATTATTGATAGATAAACAAAATACAATGACTAAAATTTCAGTTAATCAGAACACTTTAGACCAACTTTTTTTAAAAATAAGCACTTGGGAAGATTGGATAGAAATTGAAAAAAGAATATTTAAGTTGAATTGTTGGTCAGAGAGAAATATTAGTGAGATTAATAATATACTTAAATCTGAACCCATTAAAATTGATGGCGCTTATTGGTTTCCAGTGCCAAACCAATATGATGTTTCTGAAACTATTGAGTTTTTGTATGAAAAATATCAGCAAATGGCATTTAAAAAAATAGAGCCTGAAGCATATGAAGAAAATATGAAAAATATATCTGAATACGGAAAAAGGTGTGTATTTTGTGAAAAATATGCAAAAGAGTATTTTGGTGATATGTGTCCGGCTTGTGGTAGTGAGCTTTTGTGGTTACCTCTTAATGAAGATTAA